A window of the Streptomyces albireticuli genome harbors these coding sequences:
- a CDS encoding sensor histidine kinase — MRIPTPPRLPLRPFRDARRAFALVAAGIGVQLAFCVLLAAPWLTVNPSHPLLVIAAVIAPFAVAAAATPWLTAVQRERFRALARVDIPRTPEGAGPRGIGTRAGRRQAVYHLLAGPLAALGGALTFLLGLVSLGAATVYVWVWALPVSWRLAQAGYTTQAAYVTAAGLAGLGATAWLTGALARADGRTALRLLGPSREERLARRVEDLTERRADVVDAADAERRRIERDLHDGAQQRLVSMAVNLGLAKVTLTDLPDDARKVIDEAHREAKEAIAELSSLVRGLHPAVLEDRGLDAALSGIAARAPLPVRLKVDLASRPSPTIEAVAYFVVSEALANVVKHAQASRADVTVERFGGILLVVVSDDGVGGADPSSGGTGLAGLAKRVASVDGTFSISSPPGGPTVVTVELPCAL, encoded by the coding sequence ATGCGAATCCCCACCCCGCCGCGCCTCCCGCTCCGGCCCTTCCGCGACGCCCGGCGCGCCTTCGCCCTCGTGGCCGCCGGCATCGGCGTCCAGCTCGCCTTCTGCGTGCTGCTGGCCGCGCCGTGGCTCACCGTGAACCCGTCGCACCCGCTGCTCGTCATCGCCGCCGTGATCGCGCCGTTCGCCGTCGCCGCGGCCGCGACGCCCTGGCTGACCGCCGTGCAGCGGGAGCGGTTCCGGGCGCTGGCCCGGGTGGACATACCCAGGACCCCCGAGGGCGCCGGACCGCGCGGGATCGGGACCCGGGCCGGACGGCGGCAGGCCGTCTACCACCTGCTGGCCGGGCCGCTGGCCGCGCTCGGCGGCGCGCTGACGTTCCTGCTGGGGCTGGTGTCGCTCGGCGCGGCCACCGTCTACGTCTGGGTCTGGGCGCTGCCGGTGTCGTGGCGGCTCGCCCAGGCCGGGTACACCACCCAGGCCGCGTACGTCACCGCCGCCGGGCTCGCCGGGCTCGGCGCCACGGCCTGGCTCACCGGGGCGCTCGCCCGCGCCGACGGGCGCACCGCCCTGCGGCTGCTCGGCCCCAGCCGGGAGGAGCGGCTGGCCCGGCGCGTCGAGGACCTCACCGAGCGGCGCGCGGACGTCGTCGACGCGGCGGACGCCGAACGGCGCCGCATCGAGCGGGACCTGCACGACGGGGCGCAGCAGCGGCTGGTGTCGATGGCCGTCAACCTCGGCCTGGCGAAGGTCACGCTGACGGACCTGCCCGACGACGCCCGCAAGGTCATCGACGAGGCGCACCGCGAGGCCAAGGAGGCGATCGCCGAACTCAGCAGCCTCGTACGGGGCCTGCACCCCGCCGTCCTGGAGGACCGGGGCCTGGACGCGGCCCTCTCCGGCATCGCGGCCCGGGCGCCGCTCCCGGTCCGGCTCAAGGTGGACCTGGCGTCCCGGCCGTCGCCGACCATCGAGGCCGTCGCCTACTTCGTCGTCTCCGAGGCGCTCGCGAACGTCGTCAAGCACGCCCAGGCCTCCCGGGCCGACGTCACGGTCGAGAGGTTCGGGGGGATACTTCTCGTCGTCGTCTCCGACGACGGCGTGGGCGGCGCCGACCCCTCCTCGGGCGGTACGGGCCTGGCGGGGCTCGCCAAGCGCGTCGCGTCGGTCGACGGCACGTTCTCGATCAGCAGCCCTCCCGGGGGCCCGACCGTTGTGACCGTGGAGCTG
- a CDS encoding metal ABC transporter substrate-binding protein, translating to MNVSRPRSLRAPRITTAAVATAAALGLLTLSACSSGTADEAADGKLKVVASFYPMQFLAEQIGGDHVSVTNLTKPGQEPHDLELKPRQTASLTDAGAIVYLKGLQPAVDEAVKQSKNKHVADAASLTSMEEHGTEVDGHDHTSGDNHSHSHSEAGADPHIWLDPVKYAEVAKGVAKTLGEAAPDHRADFEKNADALAKRLDGLNKKFSDGLKNRASDTFITTHAAFGYLADRYSLTEEAISGLDPESEPSAARIKDLQKLAKEHHVSTVFFETIANPSTAKTLAKDLDLKTDVLDPLEGISDKSKGDDYFEVMEANLAALQKALGTK from the coding sequence ATGAACGTAAGCCGCCCCCGCTCCCTCCGCGCCCCCCGAATAACCACGGCCGCCGTCGCCACGGCCGCAGCCCTCGGGCTGCTCACGCTGTCCGCGTGCTCCTCCGGCACCGCGGACGAGGCGGCGGACGGCAAGCTCAAGGTGGTGGCGTCGTTCTATCCGATGCAGTTCCTGGCCGAGCAGATCGGCGGCGACCACGTCAGCGTGACCAACCTGACCAAGCCGGGCCAGGAGCCGCACGACCTGGAGCTCAAGCCCCGGCAGACCGCCTCCCTCACCGACGCCGGCGCGATCGTCTACCTCAAGGGCCTCCAGCCCGCCGTGGACGAGGCCGTCAAGCAGTCCAAGAACAAGCACGTCGCCGACGCGGCCTCCCTGACCAGCATGGAGGAGCACGGCACCGAGGTCGACGGCCACGACCACACCTCCGGCGACAACCACTCGCACTCGCACTCCGAGGCCGGCGCCGACCCCCACATCTGGCTCGACCCCGTGAAGTACGCCGAGGTCGCCAAGGGCGTCGCCAAGACCCTCGGCGAGGCCGCGCCCGACCACAGGGCGGACTTCGAGAAGAACGCCGACGCGCTGGCCAAGCGGCTGGACGGGCTGAACAAGAAGTTCTCGGACGGCCTGAAGAACCGCGCCTCCGACACCTTCATCACCACCCACGCCGCCTTCGGCTACCTCGCCGACCGCTACAGCCTCACCGAGGAGGCCATCAGCGGCCTCGACCCGGAGTCCGAGCCCAGCGCCGCCCGGATCAAGGACCTCCAGAAGCTGGCGAAGGAGCACCACGTCTCCACGGTCTTCTTCGAGACCATCGCCAACCCGTCCACGGCCAAGACCCTCGCCAAGGATCTCGACCTGAAGACGGACGTCCTCGACCCGCTGGAAGGCATCAGCGACAAGTCCAAGGGCGACGACTACTTCGAGGTCATGGAAGCCAACCTCGCCGCCCTCCAGAAGGCGCTCGGCACCAAGTGA
- a CDS encoding glycine--tRNA ligase, with translation MAADKIDTIVSLSKRRGFVYPCSEIYGGQRAAWDYGPLGVELKENIKRQWWRSMVTSRDDVVGLDSSVILAREVWEASGHVATFTDPLTECTSCHKRFRADHLEEAYEAKHGKLPENGLADLNCPHCGNKGAFTEPKQFSGLLSTHLGPTQDSGAVTYLRPETAQGIFTNFAQVQTTSRKKPPFGIAQTGKSFRNEITPGNFIFRTREFEQMEMEFFVKPGEDEQWHEYWMQQRWNWYTGLGMREENMRWYEHAAEKLSHYSKRTVDIEYRFNFGGTEYSELEGVANRTDYDLKAHSKGSGQDLSYFDQEAGERYFPYVIEPAAGLNRAMLAFMLDAYNEDEAPNAKGVMEKRVVMRLDPRLAPVKVAVLPLSRNPQLSPKAKGLAADLRQNWNIEFDDAGAIGRRYRRQDEIGTPFCVTVDFDTLDDNAVTVRERDTMKQERVSLDQIQAYLGARLLGC, from the coding sequence GTGGCCGCCGACAAGATCGACACCATCGTCAGCCTGAGCAAGCGCCGTGGCTTTGTCTATCCGTGCAGTGAGATCTATGGCGGCCAGCGTGCCGCCTGGGACTACGGACCGCTCGGTGTGGAGCTCAAGGAGAACATCAAGCGTCAGTGGTGGCGCTCCATGGTCACCTCGCGCGACGACGTGGTCGGTCTCGACTCGTCGGTCATCCTGGCCCGCGAGGTGTGGGAGGCGTCCGGTCACGTCGCCACCTTCACCGACCCGCTGACCGAGTGCACCTCCTGCCACAAGCGCTTCCGCGCGGACCACCTGGAGGAGGCGTACGAGGCCAAGCACGGCAAGCTCCCCGAGAACGGCCTCGCCGACCTCAACTGCCCGCACTGCGGCAACAAGGGCGCCTTCACCGAGCCCAAGCAGTTCTCCGGCCTGCTGTCCACGCACCTCGGCCCGACCCAGGACTCCGGCGCGGTGACCTACCTGCGCCCCGAGACCGCGCAGGGCATCTTCACCAACTTCGCCCAGGTCCAGACCACCTCGCGCAAGAAGCCCCCGTTCGGCATCGCCCAGACGGGCAAGTCCTTCCGCAACGAGATCACGCCGGGCAACTTCATCTTCCGCACCCGCGAGTTCGAGCAGATGGAGATGGAGTTCTTCGTCAAGCCGGGCGAGGACGAGCAGTGGCACGAGTACTGGATGCAGCAGCGCTGGAACTGGTACACCGGCCTCGGCATGCGCGAGGAGAACATGCGGTGGTACGAGCACGCCGCTGAGAAGCTCTCCCACTACTCCAAGCGCACCGTCGACATCGAGTACCGCTTCAACTTCGGCGGCACCGAGTACTCCGAGCTGGAGGGTGTGGCCAACCGCACCGACTACGACCTGAAGGCGCACTCCAAGGGCTCCGGCCAGGACCTGTCGTACTTCGACCAGGAAGCCGGCGAGCGCTACTTCCCGTACGTCATCGAGCCGGCGGCCGGGCTCAACCGCGCCATGCTCGCCTTCATGCTCGACGCGTACAACGAGGACGAGGCCCCGAACGCCAAGGGCGTCATGGAGAAGCGCGTCGTCATGCGCCTCGACCCGCGCCTCGCGCCGGTCAAGGTCGCCGTGCTGCCGCTGTCCCGCAACCCGCAGCTCTCCCCGAAGGCCAAGGGCCTCGCGGCCGACCTGCGGCAGAACTGGAACATCGAGTTCGACGACGCGGGCGCCATCGGCCGCCGCTACCGCCGCCAGGACGAGATCGGTACGCCGTTCTGCGTCACGGTCGACTTCGACACCCTCGACGACAACGCCGTGACCGTGCGCGAGCGCGACACGATGAAGCAGGAGCGCGTGTCGCTGGACCAGATCCAGGCCTACCTGGGCGCGCGTCTGCTGGGCTGCTGA